DNA from Cupriavidus necator N-1:
TCAAGGAGCTGAACAATGTCTGCCTACACCAATGAACAGGTTGCCCACCTCGTCGAAGGCTCCCTGGACTGGGAAACCACCTTCCGCATGCTCTCGATGCCCAAGGATGACAGCCGGTTCGAGCAGTACCTGGCGGCCCTGCAGGCCAAGGTGAGCTTTCCGGACCGCATCGTGCTTCCGCTCGGCCCGCATATGCACATCGTGCAATCGGCCAGCAACAAGAAGTGGCTGGTCAAGTGCGATTGCGGCCATGAGTTCTGCGATTACCGCGAGAACTGGAAGCTGCATGCCTCGATCTACGTGCGCGACACCGAGGAGGCCATGACCGAGGTCTATCCCAGGCTCATGGCCCCCGACACCCAGTGGCAGGTATATCGCGAGTACTACTGCCCGGCGTGCGGCACCATGCATGACGTCGAGGCGCCCACCCCGTGGTATCCGGTGATCCATGACTTCGAGCCGGACATCGAGGCTTTCTATAAGGAATGGGTGCACTTGCCGGTTCCGGAGCGCGCCCCGGACTGATCGCAGCGTGAAGAGCGGGGGCAGGCAGGGCCTGTCCCCCGCAGACAACGGCAAAAACGGGAGGCAGCATGAACCCCAACCTTGCGCAAATGCTCGTTCGCACGGCCCGCGCCTATCCCGATCAGGCAGCGCTCTATCTCGGCACCGAGCTGCTATGTACCTTCGGGCAACTCGCCGACCGCGTGGCACGCTGCGCCTGCGGCCTGCGTGACTGGCTCGGCCTGCAGGCCGGGGACCGGGTCGCGTTGGTCATGAAGAACTGCCCGCAGTACGTCGAGCTTTTGTACGGCATCTGGCATGCCGGCCTGTGTGCCGTGCCGATCAACGCCAGGCTGCATCCGCGCGAAATCCAGGGCATCCTGCAGGACAGCGGCGCCCGCCTCAGCTTCTCCGCCGACGCCCAAGCAGTGTCTGGCGCCCGGACCATCGTGGTCGGTTCCACCGACTACCATGCCCTGTTTGCGGCACATGGCATTCCGGTCACCGATGTGTCCGAAGACGCCCTCGCCTGGCTGTTCTACACCAGCGGCACGACCGGCAAGCCCAAAGGGGTCATGCTCTCGCACCGCAATCTAGGCGCCATGTCGCGCGCCTATGCCAGCGCGGTCACCCGCATCCTTCCAGGCGACAGCCTGATTCACGCTGCGCCAATGTCCCATGGGTCGGGACTCTACGTGGTCCCCCACATGGCCGAAGGTGCGAGTCAGGTGATTCCACCTTCAGGCGGCTTCGACGTCGCCGAACTGGCGGGCCTCGTCGCCGCACACCAGCGCCCGAGCTTCTTCGCTGCGCC
Protein-coding regions in this window:
- a CDS encoding acetone carboxylase subunit gamma, which produces MSAYTNEQVAHLVEGSLDWETTFRMLSMPKDDSRFEQYLAALQAKVSFPDRIVLPLGPHMHIVQSASNKKWLVKCDCGHEFCDYRENWKLHASIYVRDTEEAMTEVYPRLMAPDTQWQVYREYYCPACGTMHDVEAPTPWYPVIHDFEPDIEAFYKEWVHLPVPERAPD